In the genome of Dermacentor andersoni chromosome 3, qqDerAnde1_hic_scaffold, whole genome shotgun sequence, one region contains:
- the LOC126538463 gene encoding uncharacterized protein produces the protein MSFIYYRHNYRPTPEGTTIKVRYQRNHYGHKPEIQHLRMSDKEKASVAENLERGVPMKTILKRVRTSVASKLRPVHLAECSTLHNIKQQFNIAAPEHCHTNDAISVDMWVLVMKEKGETLVRLYKAQGAVDPSGTFPSADFALVLMTESRKELLEKLGPAGTVCLDSTHGTTEYQFELTTLLVLDKIGSGVAIAYFICNRMNEQTLTAFFKYLESAMAKKVAAKTLISDDASQFYKAWSMVMGAAKQKLLSAWHVDNNWRKKILECVEKQLRPHVYHSVWLLLEFLGEKAFEDYFKQFLSSEEEKLRDFLKYFNDHYAVRPQEWAYCFRTRAAVNTNMHLESKRRMLKHTMLERKQNKHGDKLISALMDLTNHFLMKRAIQMMKGAKGKKLSRIQKNHRSGSEMAA, from the coding sequence ATGTCTTTCATTTATTACCGTCACAATTACCGTCCGACACCTGAAGGCACCACCATAAAAGTCAGGTATCAAAGAAACCATTACGGTCATAAACCAGAAATTCAGCACTTGAGAATGAGTGACAAGGAAAAGGCCAGCGTAGCAGAGAACCTAGAAAGGGGTGTGCCTATGAAAACCATTCTAAAGCGAGTAAGAACATCTGTGGCATCCAAGCTGAGGCCCGTGCACTTGGCAGAGTGCTCAACCCTGCATAACATCAAACAGCAGTTTAACATTGCTGCTCCTGAACATTGTCACACTAATGACGCTATCAGTGTAGACATGTGGGTGcttgtgatgaaagaaaaaggtgaaacacTTGTCCGCCTGTACAAGGCACAAGGTGCAGTGGACCCAAGTGGTACATTTCCTTCAGCAGACTTTGCTCTTGTTCTGATGACAGAGTCTCGGAAGGAGCTACTAGAAAAATTGGGCCCTGCAGGTACTGTATGTCTTGACTCCACACATGGAACTACAGAGTACCAGTTTGAGCTGACCACTCTTCTGGTGCTAGATAAAATAGGATCAGGTGTAGCTATAGCTTATTTCATCTGCAACCGGATGAACGAGCAAACTTTGACAGCATTCTTCAAATATCTGGAGTCGGCCATGGCCAAAAAAGTGGCTGCTAAGACATTGATATCTGATGATGCGTCGCAATTCTACAAAGCATGGTCCATGGTCATGGGTGCCGCAAAACAGAAACTTCTCAGTGCCTGGCATGTGGATAACAATTGGCGTAAGAAGATACTCGAGTGTGTAGAGAAACAGCTAAGGCCACATGTTTACCATAGTGTGTGGCTACTCTTAGAGTTCCTCGgggaaaaggcatttgaagattattttaagcaattcctttctagtgaggaagaaaaactgagggacttcctgaagtacttcaatgaccactatgcagttaggccgcaagagtgggcctattgctttaggactagagcagctgtcaacactaacatgcaccttgagagcaagcgcaggatgttaaagcatactatgctggagagaaaacagaataagcatggtgacaaacttatttctgccctcatggacttgacaaatcattttttaatgaaaagggctatccagatgatgaaaggggcaaagggtaagaagctgagtagaattcagaagaaccacaggtctggcagtgaaatggcagcttga